The nucleotide sequence CTTGTATACAGTTTCGCGGAAAAGGATGATGATGAAGGTGGGAAGATTCACGAGCTTTTTGGAGCACTTTCGTGGGTTGGCTCAACATTGAATTGTTTTTAATGTGAGAGAGATAAGATCTATGTTATGGCTATAAGCACACAACATTGTCTGTTTTGAAACTCTATGGATGTTATATTCCCTCATATTTATGCTATTTATGCTATGAAATTGTATCTTTTGCGCCTGCACTTGCCACGATTAAATATTGAATGTTCTTTACGAGTGTTGTATGAATGGCAACAATTTAATGTTCCATGGTGCTGGAAAATGGTTTTGTGGCATGTCTCAGAAATGTTACAGAGACCATGCGGAGTTTTCCGTGATGTGTCTGGGAGTGGGTGGCACTCAGGGTAAACACTTCTGAACAGgtgaaatagtgaaaaaaaaatagaaaaaaagaaaggaacTCATAATTATTGTTCTTAGTCGTCTTGACCAACGAAGAGAAAGTACAGGTAATAAGATAACCTCAATTTCAACATAATTTCACTCTTCCTATGAGTGTTTTTACTCAAAGCTCGTGCTATGTATGTATTTCACTCGAATTGTATGTGACTTCCGGACGTAGAGGGAACTTGAGAAAAATCTGACGCAAAGATGGAGAAGAAAAGAATCTTCTGTGAGAGAACCAACGAAGCTAATACTGtgttatttcttttttccaatttgCCAACTACCCTTTGATCTCATTTGTGAGTCGTGTTCTGTAGGAGGTTAAACTCCAAATACAAGAATAATCCGCAAATGGAAATTCTTCATTAGTGACGCTCCTATGAAAAAAGTTCGAGAAAGTCTAACTCGTTCCGAGAAATATACGtgtaattatttttctaaaatagaaaTAGTATAAAAGTGtgcgaaatttaattttgagcaCACCTTTGAATGAAATGCAAGTGCAAATAAACTGTGAAATTGTTGTAATAAAGCGTAATTCTTAAAGTTGTTTAAAGTTGTATATTtattgctctctctgtggagtttgagCGGTAAGATTATATCGCAAGGCTTCAATTcaacttataattttttatggagCAACAGTGAGGTAAACTCCATATGGATGCGGCAGGGATGCTAATCCTTTTAGAGACCGAACAACAATATTCTTCCGCCGGAACTTTCGACGAAGTAGTGCACCTTCTTAAGTGGTCAAAACCGTGATTTTTTGTccgtaaaatttattaaacctCTAAGCTCGTGTTTTATTCTCATCAACCAGAAGTAACCGAACCACATCCAGTAATTTGTTAAACTTCTTCTAAACCTCTCTACCCCTACTACGGAACAACACGGAAATTTTAAGAGTTTTAGGGAGCACTTTAGTTAGCCTGTGTTAAATGTTGAAGTCTAAAATTCTCTTCTAGAAAATCGCAAAATTTTCCAGTTGTTCCTCAATAGAGGTAGAGGAGTTTAggagaattttaacaaattttagaGACAAAAAAATACGGTTCTGATTGCTAAGTAAACCGCATTTCCTCGCGAAAGCTCTGCCgaaagaaaattgttgttttggtCTCTGAAAGGATCAGTATTCCTGACGAATTCTGAATAAGGTTAGCTCCTTATTGCTCCATAAGTCCGCCGATTCTCCTatagtagggggaggctttgagggctttgaggcttcgcacatactctggctttgaCTCTTCATAGTTTTCCCATACTTCtttaattaatcattttaatttattaaaagaatatggaaaaaattattatgcGTTCGAAGCCAGGgtgtatgcgaagcctgaaagcgttcccctataattttataattctataattcttttaaaatttattacttttaaaagtcATAAAAGAcaataatcatttaatttgcaaatcgactctaattttatcaaaaatacgaAATCCATTTAATAAAGTTCACGGTAATTGATGAGGCCTTTCGGAATCCGGAATTCTGAAATTAGACAGCTGtccaattttataaaactgaaAGAACGATATAGAatttcagtaggggaaagtgcccatgcttgatatcattggaagcttcgtaatgactaaatttttcatatgtttctcaataaacgcaactccgcaatatattttaaaaactgaccactttcccatagtttttaaaatatggttgcgatgagtcacataatATAtagtaaaacatagaaaatttagtcattacgaagcttccaatggtatcaagcatgggcactttcccctagtgttggtcgtacttattttatttgcaaaagtttATAATTACAATTCTTTTATTCTAgtgaaaattcaaatataaaatttaaataattatggcgctggcacaccttttcaattgagttaaATTCAgtcgattataaattttacctcttactctttcaaactgaaatcagatatagctgttcctttctgtcaaatgtatattgaaattgaaattgaaattgcaattttcatttaaaaggaagagacaaatatatcttattaaagtttaaaagagtaagacgtaaaatttcaatcgattgaatttcattcaattgaaaaggtgtgtcaaAGCCATTAACATCGGTTTTAAGCAAATTTGAAGTCGATTACAACATTTGTAAGTTTTTCTGCTTCAAATCCAAAGTAAATGCTTGGATTTTCGTCAGAAAATGATTGGTGTCGAGGAATATTTATCACGACGATTCATGAGGAGagaaatttgcagaaaaaaggtggtaaaataaaatgaaagcaATAGCACCGATCTCAATATGATCAGAGCACCGAATCTCAGTACTTTCTTTAATTGCACTCTCCAGTTATTACCTGAAATGTGTACAGTCGTGTTGTGAATGGAAATTCATTTGCTTAAAAAAGAATCTGTATAAGAGGGtagaaatattttcaagaaagAAAAATGTGATTTATTCTGTGCATGAAGCACCCCCCTTTTCAACACGGGGAGGGCTTTTGATGCGAGATTTGCACCATAAATTGAAATGACGAAGAGTAAAAGTCTCTCATATAAAATTTCCATCAGTATTAAAAGTGGAAAATGTTTATTGATGATGTTCTGGgatgaaaatatttctcaatgaatAAATAACTGTCTTGTTTGTCATGAAAGCTCCCTATAACCCGCTTCACTACTAGCAATGGATATTAATGcatcattattaaaaaaatcttttatagtGAATGGATTTGCAATATTCATTATTCGTCATCCATTCAGATCTTCAATAGAGCAGAAAGCTGACCTATTGGTGTTTTTAATTAACTTATAATAACTCATTTAACAAGcgaccaggaggggaattctgtaacgctctggcaatgccatatgacaaattgagttcgaatcttaggagagcttttcgaaaatgcgattctgtagccgtgacattgccatttcaactCACGTGGCATTGACAGATGTCACATATTGGAGATTTCtgtcaattcaaatgacaatgaattttgttaaacaaatcaaccaagacgtactgtattttcataaaatcatcaagtaaatggatttcattcaaaaaaactcaatgaattgaattttcgaactcatatgatatgacaaaaaaagctcgattggcattgtcacgtTTCGAATTCACACGtgataaaattattcttttcgaATGGGTTTTAGATACAATTCCGTTTTCTTATCGATTAAATACATTTATAAATTATCGGAAAACCATTCCGAAATCGAAAATGGGTTAAGAAATgttctttttcaaattcttttacCTTTTATGAGCAATTTTTTAGAGcctcgacagacttgaggattagaagacagacggcttagtgtaattatattcgaaataatgattaaactacatttctataattttccactaagtcgtctctcggcttaagtcataagtgtgtctagggcattacatctgaaaagtccaaatttaagcaattctttttaaaattgagTCGTCTAATGTGATTGACTTATGAACTTATAGGggtttagaattttaaaaattttcatataaatctAAATTTGACCAAATCCATAGAGAAACAGGCCCTTCAGAATGATTAATTTCTGACCTTAcgtaattaaaaattgaaaaattttcgctTATAGGTGTCTATAGACGAAATGTCCACCAAGGctacatctaaaacatatctaaaggAAAATCCCGAGggttaattttgagaaataccaaaaaaaaacatgattgtGAAGGGATAGGAGAGGTGTGagaggaaaaagaaaataaaaaggtTTGGAGATAATGACTTTTTGAGGGGTCACTGAAGACCAGAAATTGATAACTTttatcgtttaagctccagaacggtgaCAAGTAAAAAAGTTgattagggagaagtggggcacatttgaaattaggattttcacttgtttttaaataaaattgagccttatcatgttGAGAAAATTTGAGCTGCACTgtttagaaatatgagaaaaacagaCTGAGAAGCTAATTTCACATGATGATAGGCCTCAATTCTgtttagaaatatgagaaacataaaaaatgcCCTGGAAAAAAGCTGCTTCAAATTCCAAGgtaccctacttccccctacactgttctctctttgagttcgagcagtaaaaagtctcGAGCCAAATtgaattggaaatttcaatcTCCTTAAGTTGGTCTTATCTCAAAAGCTTGACGAAAggactctttaattcttcaaataAGGGATGGCTTGCAGGCTTCGTTTACATTCTAGTTTCGAACACTATGTTTTCCATATTCCTGTAATGAATCCAATCTTTTTTTCTCAGGAAACGTGTGACTTAAGAcgagcaattaaaaaaatattaccatAAACAggtgaaattcattaaaggaatacatatggaaaaaatataaaatgttctaaactagaatgtgtgcgaagcctgaaagcattTCTCTACTAATAATATTAAGGTGACATTATATTGTCTGCTTATCTCTAAATCACATACAATTTCCCCATATTCATTATAATGGCTATTATGTTGAAAAACAGTTATAATATTCATAAACTGTTGAAATAAGATAATAAATCTATAAAACACTATTTTATATGATGATTTCAATAATATTACCTACTTAAGCATACACCTCTGATAACAACATAAATCAGCATAAATTGTGAGAATGAGAACTCaacaaaaaatatgtatatttcaaGGTATATTcagtttttgaattattaatatttcagaGATAAAATCCTTTGTGCAGATATAATACTCAGTGTTAAAAGCTCACCAAAATTCCgtataattatttgaattttccgAGATAATACCCCTCACGTTGATACCATTTGAGTTCTTCACGATAAAGGCCGCTATagaaattatataataaatatactCGAGTCAGCAGTCCATGGTatctacttattttttttttgatcttttaaaacgttgaaaaaaaattattgaaaataatgaaaaacagAATTTACAATTAGAAAAGCATTTTGTTTTTATGGAACTCAATGTATTTCTGAAGTTTTTTATCCttcaatatttcattaaaagacATTTCAAATTATTGTAGGGTCAAAAGAAAACCTATTGGGCAATTGGGTAGGAATCACTTGATGGAacgttaaaatattaaaagttatttaatgtaattaataaaatgtaattaatataACGTGacttgtttaatttaatttttttgttaatatagACAGTATAGGGGTTTAAAATTCATATCCTAACTGAAAGGAGTGCCAATTAGGTGTTCCTTGCACTCAATAAAGATTTTTCCAAATGTTTTAACCAATGTTCATTACTCAACCCACCGTCTCCCAATTGCCCCAACCTTTCCAATGGACCTACCCAACCTTTCGTCGGTATTGGGGTATTTTATTTATACATCAGAGTTTGAATGTACTTTTAATGGTTCTGTTGAATCAATTTTAATGGATTTCTccataattattttcaatacaTAAAATTAAGCCCAAAAACCCAACCCCCCTGGGACCCATAGAGTTCGGGTAATAGCACGTGGAGTCCTCAGTGAAATTgcataaaatcataaaatacaCGTATTGAAATACTTCCTCACCACACTGAAATtgcaatttataatattttgcatttcaATCGAATTAACCCACTCAATCATAATTTACTCTCTCTGCGCCCCTGTGGAATTGACACAGGTGTATGCATGTTATTAGGCCAATGTGTGTAATTTCAAGTGCCTAAAAAAGCTACCGACAGATAACATAAACAAACAAATTGTAGCATGTGTTTAAACCTActagaaattgtgaaaatatatAAGTTTTGTAAATTTGTTTATTGACATTGACAGATATATACTGtcagattaaatttttttaatttttatgcaacagttttttttctttcatttttaggATCACTATGTGGCTTCCCCAATTTGGATGGATGCTCGCGATGATTATGGGCTGTATATACCAGATTGAGGGTATTCCTGGTCCTAAGATAGCAACTGCTAAGAGACCTAAATCATCTCCATCCTCCCAAGCGCCTACAAGAACCCCAATAGTCCCAGACCTCTGTTCCAAAGCACCTGATATGAAGGTCATATGCCACTGTAGCACAGATGCACGACGGTTAGTAACTAAAGCAGATTGCTGGGTCTTAGGTTCTGATCTATCCCGCAAAGATCCCATCTGGTCCACCTTCTTTGCCCATACCTCAATAACCGAGGTGAAGTTTATCACATTCGCCGAGGGCAATCTGACGTATGTACCCAGTCGCGCCATTCAAATCCTCTCGATCCTGTCCAAGCTCAGTATCTCCTTTACGCAAATCACAGAGGTTGGCGCCTATGCCCTATCTAATGCCACGCACCTAGCTAAGTTGGAGTTCACTAACAACACACAACTGAGATCACTGAGAAGATTTGCCTTCGCCAATCACCCCGTCCTGTTTGATGTCAATTTGGAGGCTAATCACATCAGTGAAATTGAGGTACAGGCCTTTGTCAATCTACCCCATCTGGAAGTACTCAGGTTGGGCTACAACAACATCACCTTGCTGCCGGATGATGTCTTTGGAACACTTGGGGTACTCAAGCACCTCCAGATGCAGCACAATCAAATTGCTCAGCTATCGCGAGATATTTTCAAAGGACTGGGAAATCTTCTCAGCTTAGACATTTCCTCAAATAACCTAACATTTGTGGGAAATACGGTTTTTGCGGAATTGTGGAGCCTGCAAGAGCTAGCGATGCAGAATAACAAAATTGAGGTATGATTCACTAATTGATTCggagaaagccaaaatcccgaaagcccaaatcccaaatgttcaaaatcctgaatgtagaataattttccaagatacagaaaatttccctttgcctccagcaagcgcggatgcaatcgtgggagtaggtatgacacttttaagaattcgggatttaggttttcgggattttggcttttcggattttGAACGGGACCGAATTTATTTGCTATCgtagtagggtgaaaggaatacCTATTGACCCTACTCTGCAACATTTGGAATACGAAGTTCGaatacttatccttatcgataaacgcagattaatgaaaaaacgttatattacttagattttattgattgcattaaataaatttcagaattttgacaaaagtgtcaataggggttccctgtcgaagaggtgttctttCGACCGTACATGCATTTCTCTATTAATATAGACAATTTTTGCTCTGAAGTCTATaagtcaataaataattttaaatggtcaataaaatgtttcattttctttagccaaatattttatttgttctaaaaattccttaaaaaatagatCAGCAAATTGTTAATTCATATTTAAGTTGCCAAGACAATCATAACATCTTTTtcctttgccaaaaatattatgcaATCacaatgaaaatatgtaatttatTGACTATTTTCACCAAAATATTGTCCAATCAGCtgcaatttttaaaagaagCTTTCTTCTTGGGAAAAGCCTCTTTAGAATTGATAATTTAGGTCATATAAATGAActgtaaaatttattgaatagttTACTGCACTAAATGaagtaagaaaataaaattaaggaaaGGCATTCTAAGTGCAGTATCTTGGTCTCATGTATATATTGATTTCATTTTCTACTTGTCCTTTTAGAGTTTTGACTCTATCTCTGAGACAAACTCACATACAAACCGAAGTTTTACAAATAAGACATCAAAAACAGTTGAGTAATACCATCTTTGTAAGTTTCTCAAATTGGCACATCTAATTTGTGATCATGCTATGTGAGGATCCCCTCCGGAAGTCATATAGAAAGCTCAGTCTCCATGGAAGTTTCCTGGATGTTGGTCCAATCTGGTGACGTTGAGGGTTGTTGTCATGGGTATGAGAGTAAAAGTTTGAGTGGCCTCTTACCCTTCAGTCATTTAACATGACAATTCAGTCCATGTTGATGGTGTCAAAAGACTTTTATATGCAATTTGCATGTACTGTATTActaacactttttgggtttcTGTAACTCTTGCAGCAAATATCCGAGAGAGCTTTTGATGGCCTCAACAATCTGCACACCCTAAAATTACAGCACAATCGCCTGATCGCACTCCACAATGGCATCTTCACCGTTGTACCTGCCCTGAATTCCCTCAATTTGCTGGATAATCAACTTGAAACACTCACATACGATAATCTCCATCCAATCTACGGTAATCTCCTGCGGATAGACAGCATGCTCAACATCGATGGTGAGTCTTTCATGTATTTTTCGAGGCCTATAGAAAAGACACTTAGAAATTATGATTTATTCGTGAAATTTCTAAGTAAGTTTCACGTAAAAATAACATAATTTCAAACCCTCTACGATCAACTATTTTTTAAGCCTCTATCAGGTAACACCTTCTCAAGACGGTTAtcacaaaaatcgcatttactgaAATTACAAAGTTAAATTGCTTTTGTCCATTTAGTTATAATCTTactgaaatttttttctgaaagtgtATTTTTGATGCGTGCCTTGACACGTGGTAAATGAGGGAGGGTTAATATTATTTTAGTCATTTCAATGGTCAAAATCAAGGTAAtttatatatcgctccttggaaattacaaggggccaactcaatctgagccatttttcaggagacagcataaaagattcaactttgtataaataattatctcaattaagtgtgttaataaaaataatttaattcttttctatttgtatgagcattattgtaaacatcgaaacatacctatttttacctttcaaaatatgttttttttatgagttagctctttgtcattctaaatgatgcgcaaattttcatgaaattagaatgacacgggatcaacttgctttagttagtcccttgtttcacaaaaatttgaacgataaatctattttatgcctcttgacttcaaacaaaaccgcgcaagcaattataaagagtaaaattttgaaaaacttttctaataacgaaatttattgactcatatcatctgaaattttattaaattctctgtctgagtgcattaaaacctcaaaatcgccaaaaagtgagttggtcccttgtaatttccaaggagcaatATATACAACAAGTTACACTAAAAAGTTTATCTATATGACAAGGACTAGCtgtaatttacataaaatttaagccacgccccttttaggatttttgagaaattaaataaaataattacatataTTTGCAAGTTTTTCTGGGCAGTTTGATTtcatttattgaaataatatgaTAAACTTTCTCTCTTTGTTTGATGCTTTTATATCTTActttaagccacgcccacttATAGCCCAATTTTCTGCACAGTCTCGAACTTTCATCTGTCGTTTCGTAAAACAGTCCAAAATACAGTTTATCCGTGAAAACAGTTACAAAAAGTCAATATCTTCGATTACTTTTGTGAAATATGTATAATTTTCATTCTTGATACACGTCTTACCGGGGGCGTggtctacttttttttttgaatatgtgTGGCTTCTCAAAGCTGAATTTCAAATGTtgctttttttaaacaaaagaaaaataatactgACCATCGCTTCTGAAGAGGATGTGACTTAAAGTTATTCTTCTTTGGACTTAGTCGGAAAAcgattattatatttttctacaaaataatataggggaaagcttttatagttcgcacacactctggcttaaaacacttcatatttttcgcatatttcttcaatgaatctgacctatctatggcaatataattaaatatattcaTACATTTCCagagaaaataaattcagattcattaaagaaatatggaagAAATCTGAAGTATTCGAACCTACAATGAGTGCGAAGACTGACAGCCTTCCTTTATATACAGTTTTTAATTGATATCACTATGTTCATTTCCATTTCTTCGGATCTGGATTATCCATATCTAAATTTTCCATATTATACATATGTTTGCGTCATAATTGTAATACACGAGTCCCAAAAGGATCCCCTTCACTTCTCCCCAAATGAAAGTTTTCCATATTCCCAAAGCATCTTACTCAACTAACACTCTCTCTGGGCTCTCTTGAAGAAGCTGGCAAATTCAATAAGCTTGAGAAaagtttcaattgaatttcaaaagaaaGTTGTGTGTGACATAACTCTTTCAGTTCGAATGTGCCTCTTGGATATCTATTCCTGAGGGCTTTCCCAACAGGCGCCTCTTTCTCTGTGGCAATTTTTCCGCACTTTTTCATTAACCATATCAAAGTCAAATACATCCACGACGAATCCTCTCTCGAGAGTTCACCAGGATGGGGAGGAAAAACCTTTTTGGCACTGATAGTTAGAGGTGAAAAGAGGAGCCTGAAAAATACGAGGAAATGACGTTCTcagtggaaaattttcaatttgaaaaccCAGAAGAGAAACTCGTTTCACCCACATTATGCACTCAACGAATTTGCGGTGAGCTTTCAGCTGTGCAAAAGCTTTCAACCGTCATATAACTCCCATCACAG is from Phlebotomus papatasi isolate M1 chromosome 1, Ppap_2.1, whole genome shotgun sequence and encodes:
- the LOC129809619 gene encoding connectin-like; this encodes MWLPQFGWMLAMIMGCIYQIEGIPGPKIATAKRPKSSPSSQAPTRTPIVPDLCSKAPDMKVICHCSTDARRLVTKADCWVLGSDLSRKDPIWSTFFAHTSITEVKFITFAEGNLTYVPSRAIQILSILSKLSISFTQITEVGAYALSNATHLAKLEFTNNTQLRSLRRFAFANHPVLFDVNLEANHISEIEVQAFVNLPHLEVLRLGYNNITLLPDDVFGTLGVLKHLQMQHNQIAQLSRDIFKGLGNLLSLDISSNNLTFVGNTVFAELWSLQELAMQNNKIEQISERAFDGLNNLHTLKLQHNRLIALHNGIFTVVPALNSLNLLDNQLETLTYDNLHPIYGNLLRIDSMLNIDENKFICDCRLAWIFDLRNGTNNTKLRHSLRDLECILDTSRMGIQLISSRKVRIDYYDGDEGDTEEVNDIVAQKKKSHVSDQGPRAVRLLSLMKEHLPCHQELQFPTELPKPQESIKVIPEHDELHQTTSNMAPGTRLVSCLVILFVSIQALFSPLMPSIIN